Proteins found in one Zea mays cultivar B73 chromosome 1, Zm-B73-REFERENCE-NAM-5.0, whole genome shotgun sequence genomic segment:
- the LOC100285058 gene encoding uncharacterized protein LOC100285058, producing MFPVEVSALAAGGAGAGRQAAGDAAGTMLPPFFMGSIWPATAGAAGSEEDEAAAAAAAHDRALAASRNHREAEKRRRERIKSHLDRLRNVLACDPKIDKASLLAKAVERVRDLKQRAAGVGEAAPAHLFPTEHDEIVVLASGSGAVFEASVCCDDRSDLLPDLIETLRALRLRTLRSEMATLGGRVRNVLVLARDVVDGGGGAVAGGDDGYGGRAADSAGGATDGGGGDFLKEALRALVERPGAAGDRPKRRRVSDMNMQAAA from the exons ATGTTCCCGGTCGAAGTGTCGGCGCTCGCGGCGGGCGGTGCGGGAGCGGGGCGTCAGGCTGCCGGCGACGCCGCCGGGACGATGCTGCCGCCCTTTTTCATGGGCTCCATCTGGCCCGCGACCGCTGGCGCCGCTGGCTCCGAGgaggacgaggcggcggccgccgccgccgcccacgACCGCGCGCTCGCCGCGTCGCGCAACCACCGCGAGGCCGAGAAGCGCCGTCGCGAGCGCATCAAGTCGCACCTCGACCGCCTCCGCAACGTCCTCGCCTGCGACCCCAAG ATAGACAAGGCTTCGCTGCTGGCGAAGGCGGTGGAGAGGGTGCGGGACCTGAAGCAGCGGGCGGCGGGCGTCGGGGAGGCAGCGCCGGCGCACCTGTTCCCGACGGAGCACGACGAGATCGTTGTGCTCGCGTCGGGCAGCGGCGCCGTCTTCGAGGCCTCCGTCTGCTGCGACGACCGCTCCGACCTCCTCCCGGACCTCATCGAGACGCTGCGCGCGCTCCGCCTCCGCACGCTCCGCTCCGAGATGGCCACCCTCGGCGGCCGCGTCCGCAACGTGCTCGTCCTGGCGCGCGACGtcgtcgacggcggcggcggtgccGTCGCGGGAGGTGATGACGGATACGGTGGACGCGCTGCTGACTCGGCGGGCGGCGCcacggacggcggcggcggcgacttcCTCAAGGAAGCCCTGCGGGCTCTGGTAGAGAGGCCAGGCGCCGCCGGAGACCGGCCCAAGAGGCGACGGGTCTCGGACATGAACATGCAAGCGGCAGCATAG